A section of the Burkholderia mallei ATCC 23344 genome encodes:
- a CDS encoding thioesterase II family protein: protein MALLPGTLTIPDRREHARHRLLMFHHACGSATNYFRWAAAFAPHIEVWLVELPGRGRSLRHGAFDALPPLRDYLRELAPELPADYSIFGHSMGALVAYCFAQDMMQLGRAPRWLGVSGADSPFAASRRRAFPVHQRPDAAIVEHLATLGGTPPEVFAHDELRAMLLQLAKADFRIVEAFFPLASATPLPVPVTVFAGAQDTVLSEGGLQDWQRASTLPIERETFDGGHFYLLDTPCAIHDAIGAALARHERQASVPAVL, encoded by the coding sequence ATGGCCTTGCTGCCCGGCACCCTCACCATTCCCGACAGGCGCGAACACGCGCGGCACCGGCTGCTGATGTTCCATCACGCATGCGGCTCCGCGACGAACTATTTTCGATGGGCCGCCGCGTTTGCGCCGCATATCGAAGTCTGGCTCGTCGAGCTGCCGGGGCGGGGCCGCAGCCTCAGGCACGGTGCGTTCGACGCACTGCCGCCGCTGCGCGACTACCTGCGCGAGCTCGCCCCCGAACTCCCCGCCGATTATTCGATCTTCGGCCATAGCATGGGCGCGCTCGTCGCGTACTGCTTCGCGCAAGACATGATGCAGCTCGGGCGCGCGCCGCGCTGGCTCGGCGTATCGGGCGCCGATTCACCGTTCGCCGCGTCGCGGCGCCGCGCGTTCCCGGTCCATCAGCGCCCCGATGCGGCGATCGTCGAGCACCTCGCGACGCTCGGCGGCACGCCGCCTGAAGTTTTCGCGCACGACGAGTTGCGCGCGATGCTGCTGCAACTCGCGAAGGCCGACTTCCGGATTGTCGAGGCGTTCTTTCCGCTCGCGTCGGCCACGCCGCTGCCCGTGCCCGTCACGGTCTTCGCCGGCGCGCAAGACACGGTGCTGTCCGAGGGCGGGCTGCAGGACTGGCAGCGCGCGTCGACGCTGCCGATCGAGCGCGAAACGTTCGACGGCGGGCATTTCTACCTGCTCGATACGCCGTGCGCCATCCATGACGCGATTGGCGCGGCGCTGGCGAGACACGAACGGCAGGCGAGCGTCCCCGCCGTTCTATAG
- a CDS encoding peroxiredoxin family protein: MSPAPAPTSRRAGPLRYVAIAVAAVAIAVAGYFAFNGKSSAPEATFTLLSGQKLSTAADLKGKVYLVNFWATSCATCMQEMPQMVDTYNRFKGRGLEFVAVAMNYDPPMYVANYAQTRQLPFKVALDDGSVAKQFGNVQLTPTTFVIGKDGKILKRYVGAPQFAELDQLLQKALDTSA, encoded by the coding sequence ATGAGTCCCGCTCCCGCCCCCACCAGCCGCCGCGCCGGCCCGCTGCGCTACGTCGCGATCGCCGTCGCCGCGGTTGCGATCGCCGTCGCCGGCTATTTCGCGTTCAACGGCAAATCCAGCGCGCCCGAAGCAACGTTTACGCTGCTGTCCGGCCAGAAGCTCTCGACCGCCGCCGATCTGAAGGGCAAGGTCTATCTCGTCAACTTCTGGGCGACGAGTTGCGCGACCTGCATGCAGGAAATGCCGCAGATGGTCGACACATACAACCGTTTCAAGGGCCGGGGCCTCGAATTCGTCGCGGTCGCGATGAACTACGATCCGCCGATGTACGTCGCGAACTACGCGCAAACGCGCCAATTGCCGTTCAAGGTCGCGCTCGACGACGGCAGCGTGGCGAAGCAGTTCGGCAATGTCCAGCTCACGCCGACGACGTTCGTGATCGGCAAGGACGGCAAGATCCTGAAACGCTATGTCGGCGCGCCGCAGTTCGCGGAGCTCGATCAGTTGCTGCAGAAGGCGCTCGACACGAGCGCGTAA